Proteins encoded together in one Kutzneria kofuensis window:
- a CDS encoding PLD nuclease N-terminal domain-containing protein, translated as MGWNDLSPHRRRQLAALGIVQVLLAVAAWVDLAIRPAAKVRGPKWVWTLVIGVNFVGPLAYFGWGRSSAQRDLHDGEVAFTDQ; from the coding sequence ATGGGGTGGAACGACCTGAGCCCGCACCGCCGCCGTCAGCTGGCGGCGCTGGGCATCGTGCAGGTCCTGCTCGCCGTGGCCGCCTGGGTGGATCTCGCGATCCGCCCGGCGGCCAAGGTGCGCGGCCCGAAGTGGGTGTGGACGCTGGTGATCGGCGTCAACTTCGTCGGGCCGCTGGCCTACTTCGGCTGGGGCCGATCTTCCGCACAACGTGATCTTCACGACGGTGAGGTCGCCTTTACCGATCAGTGA
- a CDS encoding VOC family protein — MSAVAPGVPGWIDLGSPDLDATRAFYTELFGWTAHTGGEEFGGYTIFNLGGEPVAGAGPLFSEGQPTVWTTYVITDSADDIAARVEANGGKVVMAPGDVGENGRMAVFVDAGGAAFSVWQPGTMPGGEVFNVPGALCWNELMTRDPAGAKSFYEGVFGWGHDDSPFGDVTYTTWTLNGGPVGGMMPMAGDMWPAEVPAHWMIYFAVEDTDATAARCVELGGSVAVPPTDIPQGRFAVLDDQHGAAFSVIKM; from the coding sequence ATGAGCGCTGTGGCGCCGGGCGTGCCCGGCTGGATCGACCTCGGCTCGCCCGACCTGGACGCGACCAGAGCCTTCTACACGGAGCTGTTCGGCTGGACCGCGCACACCGGCGGCGAGGAGTTCGGCGGTTACACGATCTTCAACCTGGGCGGCGAGCCGGTGGCCGGCGCGGGCCCGCTGTTCAGCGAGGGCCAGCCGACGGTGTGGACGACGTACGTGATCACCGACAGCGCGGACGACATCGCCGCCAGGGTGGAGGCCAACGGCGGCAAGGTGGTGATGGCGCCGGGCGACGTCGGCGAGAACGGCCGGATGGCGGTGTTCGTGGACGCCGGCGGCGCGGCCTTCTCGGTGTGGCAGCCGGGCACCATGCCGGGCGGTGAAGTGTTCAACGTGCCGGGCGCCCTGTGCTGGAACGAGCTGATGACCCGCGACCCGGCGGGCGCGAAGTCCTTCTACGAGGGCGTGTTCGGCTGGGGCCACGACGACAGCCCGTTCGGCGACGTCACCTACACGACGTGGACGCTCAACGGCGGCCCGGTCGGCGGCATGATGCCGATGGCGGGCGACATGTGGCCGGCCGAGGTGCCGGCGCACTGGATGATCTACTTCGCCGTCGAGGACACCGACGCCACCGCGGCCAGGTGCGTGGAGCTGGGCGGCTCGGTCGCGGTGCCGCCGACGGACATTCCGCAGGGCCGCTTCGCGGTGCTCGACGACCAGCACGGCGCGGCGTTCTCGGTCATCAAGATGTGA
- a CDS encoding SAM-dependent methyltransferase, giving the protein MTLPPLHEDLTFHGPLSSSRADLLVRSLGPLDGQHVVDLGCGWAELLLRTVAAGATGHGVDQDAEAIAHGRKLAIDRGLSDRVTLAVGDAGAWSGEADVVIVNGASQVWGGEPTSHTVNALEAGRRFLRPGGRLLLGEGFWEREPTAAQLAAMPIPREQYGSVADLVDLALGHGYRLLWLSQASQDEWDEFESAHALARELWLLDHPEDTAVRERADQQREWRLKGWRGVLGMVYLTLVLPR; this is encoded by the coding sequence GTGACGTTGCCTCCGCTGCACGAAGACCTGACCTTTCACGGGCCGCTGTCGTCCTCCCGTGCCGACCTGCTCGTCCGCTCGCTCGGGCCGCTCGACGGTCAGCATGTCGTCGACCTCGGCTGCGGCTGGGCCGAGTTGCTGCTCCGGACCGTCGCCGCCGGGGCCACCGGTCACGGCGTCGACCAGGACGCCGAGGCCATCGCCCATGGCCGGAAGCTCGCCATCGACCGTGGCCTTTCCGACCGCGTCACCTTGGCGGTCGGGGACGCCGGGGCGTGGTCGGGGGAGGCCGATGTCGTGATCGTGAACGGCGCCAGCCAGGTCTGGGGCGGTGAGCCCACTTCGCACACCGTGAACGCCCTCGAAGCCGGCCGTCGGTTCCTGCGCCCCGGCGGGCGGTTGCTGCTCGGCGAGGGGTTCTGGGAACGGGAACCCACCGCCGCCCAACTTGCCGCCATGCCCATACCCCGCGAGCAGTACGGCTCCGTGGCGGACCTCGTCGACCTCGCTCTCGGGCATGGCTACCGGCTGCTCTGGCTCTCGCAGGCCAGCCAGGACGAGTGGGACGAGTTCGAGTCGGCCCACGCCCTTGCTCGGGAGCTCTGGCTGCTCGACCACCCGGAGGACACGGCGGTGCGGGAGCGTGCCGACCAGCAGCGGGAATGGCGGCTCAAAGGCTGGCGTGGCGTGCTGGGAATGGTCTACCTGACCCTGGTGCTGCCGCGCTGA
- a CDS encoding cupredoxin domain-containing protein, with product MDQPSLPARRRGLLLPALAVLAVAGSVFALTSLRADDQRTTSPEPAAQTAALPASVVDAQKAAVAQYSPAAETSAIAVEIKNYAFSPASVTVSPGATVTWTNEDTAPHTVTVSSGPVTFASPTLQQGQTFSYTFTKAGTYSYYCAVHPDMKASVTVQGSTPPPTTTTPPPTTTASPTTTMTMPTSTPGSGCVVKEALAPFIAHLKAAHLEESVGQQVSDALNLDQYIKTHTVLIENMLTPILNGDADQSVKDVLAPLLAHLKAAHLDESLGQQVSDLLNVDQYVKTHTVLVENMLEPVFNQLTC from the coding sequence GTGGACCAACCATCCCTGCCGGCGCGCCGGCGCGGCCTGCTGCTTCCCGCGCTCGCGGTGCTCGCCGTCGCCGGATCGGTCTTCGCGCTGACCTCGCTGCGCGCCGACGACCAGCGCACGACGAGCCCGGAGCCGGCCGCGCAGACCGCCGCCCTGCCCGCATCGGTCGTGGACGCGCAGAAGGCCGCCGTGGCGCAGTACTCGCCGGCCGCGGAGACCTCGGCGATCGCCGTGGAGATCAAGAACTACGCGTTCTCCCCGGCCAGCGTCACGGTGTCGCCCGGGGCCACCGTGACCTGGACGAACGAGGACACCGCGCCGCACACCGTGACGGTGTCCAGCGGCCCGGTGACCTTCGCGTCGCCGACCCTGCAACAGGGCCAGACGTTCAGCTACACCTTCACCAAGGCCGGCACGTACTCGTACTACTGCGCCGTGCACCCGGACATGAAGGCCAGCGTCACGGTCCAGGGCTCGACTCCCCCGCCCACCACCACGACCCCGCCGCCGACGACAACCGCGTCGCCCACCACCACGATGACCATGCCGACCTCCACGCCGGGCAGCGGCTGCGTGGTCAAGGAGGCGCTGGCGCCGTTCATCGCGCACCTCAAGGCCGCGCACCTGGAGGAATCCGTCGGCCAGCAGGTCAGCGACGCGCTCAACCTCGACCAGTACATCAAGACGCACACCGTGCTGATCGAGAACATGCTCACCCCCATCCTCAACGGTGACGCCGACCAGTCGGTCAAGGACGTGCTCGCACCGCTGCTGGCGCATCTGAAGGCGGCCCACCTCGACGAGTCGCTCGGCCAGCAGGTGAGCGACCTGCTGAACGTCGACCAGTACGTCAAGACCCACACCGTGCTCGTGGAGAACATGCTCGAGCCGGTGTTCAACCAGCTGACCTGCTGA
- a CDS encoding cupredoxin domain-containing protein, producing MTRRLLSILLTIPLLAVLAPTPAMAASQAVTMAQYAFAPASLTVHVGDTITWTNQDQAPHDVTTTAGPVAVHSPMLMTGQSWTYTFTQPGTYAYICSIHPDMKAQITVLAAPTTAPPIQRPAPTTAVHHTTAGGAPVVAAHPTTTTAPPTTTATSAAPPVMQAMAPTDQSTLDPMLLVAGLVAAVATLCLLLIASRAAD from the coding sequence ATGACCCGCCGCCTGCTCTCGATACTGCTGACGATCCCGCTCCTCGCGGTGCTCGCACCGACGCCCGCCATGGCCGCGTCGCAGGCCGTGACGATGGCGCAGTACGCGTTCGCGCCGGCATCACTGACCGTGCACGTCGGCGACACGATCACCTGGACGAACCAGGATCAGGCGCCGCACGACGTCACGACGACGGCCGGACCGGTCGCGGTGCACTCTCCGATGCTGATGACCGGCCAGTCCTGGACGTACACGTTCACCCAGCCCGGCACGTACGCCTACATCTGCTCCATCCACCCCGACATGAAGGCGCAGATCACCGTGCTGGCCGCGCCGACCACGGCGCCACCGATCCAGCGGCCGGCGCCGACCACCGCCGTACATCACACGACGGCCGGCGGCGCGCCCGTCGTCGCCGCCCATCCGACCACGACGACCGCACCGCCGACCACCACTGCTACTTCCGCTGCGCCGCCGGTGATGCAGGCGATGGCGCCAACCGATCAGTCCACATTGGATCCCATGTTACTGGTCGCCGGGCTGGTCGCGGCCGTGGCGACGCTGTGCCTGCTGCTCATCGCGTCACGGGCCGCCGACTAG
- a CDS encoding YoaK family protein has translation MRVWHELTRGDKHGPLPALLLVLTVATGLVDAVSVLDLGRVFVANMTGNVVFVAFALTGVPGFSLAASVVALLGFLAGAFLGGRLARRHTHRGRLLRNVTLVELGLVAVAILLSLPADAAVVQAALLAVAMGLQNSIARRLAVPDLTTTVLTTMMAGFAADARRQGRVAAARRALAVSAMFVGAVIGAVLLLHARAVWALAAAAVLIGLVATVSAVRSRGEAPWHAVTS, from the coding sequence ATGCGTGTCTGGCACGAACTGACCCGTGGCGACAAGCACGGCCCACTGCCGGCGCTGTTGCTGGTGCTGACGGTCGCGACCGGTCTGGTCGACGCCGTGAGCGTCCTCGACCTCGGCCGCGTGTTCGTCGCGAACATGACCGGCAACGTCGTGTTCGTGGCGTTCGCGCTGACGGGGGTGCCGGGGTTCTCGCTGGCCGCGTCGGTGGTCGCGCTGCTCGGCTTCCTGGCCGGCGCGTTCCTCGGCGGCCGGCTGGCCCGGCGGCACACGCACCGGGGTCGGTTGCTGCGCAACGTCACCCTTGTCGAGTTGGGGCTGGTGGCGGTGGCGATCCTCCTCTCCTTGCCGGCCGATGCCGCGGTCGTGCAGGCGGCGCTGCTGGCGGTCGCGATGGGACTGCAGAACTCCATCGCGCGCCGGCTGGCCGTGCCCGACCTGACCACGACCGTGCTCACCACGATGATGGCCGGCTTCGCCGCCGACGCCCGCCGTCAGGGACGGGTCGCCGCCGCGCGGCGGGCACTCGCCGTGTCGGCGATGTTCGTTGGCGCTGTCATCGGTGCCGTGCTGCTGCTTCACGCCCGCGCGGTGTGGGCGCTGGCCGCCGCGGCCGTCCTCATCGGACTCGTCGCGACGGTCAGTGCCGTGCGCAGCCGGGGCGAAGCGCCCTGGCACGCCGTCACATCTTGA
- a CDS encoding 1-aminocyclopropane-1-carboxylate deaminase/D-cysteine desulfhydrase: MQVPSPLTELRDERLNARDVRLYLKRDDLISPDIPGNKWRKLKYNLVAAREQGQHTLLTFGGAYSNHIRATAAAGARFGFDTIGVIRGEEHRPLNDSLARAVQYGMRLAYLDRTTYRRKTEPDVLDALADEFGDFYLLPEGGTNTLALKGCMELPAEIAPDFDVLCCACGTGGTLAGLAAGLRPGQHALGFSALKGGEFLAGDVRRLQIAAFGAETGNWSIDFDSHFGGYAKRTPELDDFVTDFRVRHDVDLDRVYVAKMLHGVFTRVQEGEFAAGTAIVAVVTG, from the coding sequence GTGCAGGTTCCCTCCCCGCTGACCGAGTTGCGCGACGAGCGGCTGAACGCGAGGGACGTCCGCCTCTATCTCAAGCGGGACGACCTCATCAGCCCCGACATCCCCGGCAACAAGTGGCGCAAGCTCAAGTACAACCTGGTCGCCGCGCGTGAGCAGGGGCAGCACACGCTGTTGACGTTCGGCGGCGCCTACTCGAACCACATCCGGGCCACCGCCGCGGCCGGCGCGCGGTTCGGGTTCGACACCATCGGCGTCATCCGGGGCGAGGAACACCGGCCGCTCAACGACTCGCTGGCCCGGGCCGTCCAGTATGGAATGCGGCTGGCCTACCTGGACCGCACGACCTATCGCCGCAAGACCGAGCCGGACGTGCTGGACGCGCTCGCCGACGAGTTCGGCGACTTCTACCTGCTGCCCGAGGGTGGCACCAACACGTTGGCGCTCAAGGGATGCATGGAGTTGCCGGCCGAGATCGCACCCGATTTCGACGTGCTGTGCTGCGCCTGCGGAACCGGCGGCACCCTCGCCGGCCTCGCCGCCGGGCTACGACCCGGCCAGCACGCGCTCGGCTTCTCCGCGCTGAAGGGCGGCGAATTCCTGGCCGGTGACGTCCGCCGCCTGCAGATCGCCGCGTTCGGGGCCGAGACCGGCAACTGGTCCATCGATTTCGACTCGCACTTCGGCGGCTACGCGAAACGCACCCCCGAACTGGACGATTTCGTGACCGACTTCCGCGTCCGGCACGACGTCGACCTCGACCGGGTGTACGTGGCGAAGATGCTGCACGGCGTGTTCACCCGGGTCCAGGAGGGCGAGTTCGCCGCCGGCACCGCGATCGTCGCCGTCGTCACCGGCTGA
- a CDS encoding MFS transporter: protein MASSSTTSAWAPLAARSFRALWLAQFASNVGTWVQSVGAQWLLLDHGPTVVALVQTASSLPVFLFALPAGVLADLADRKRLLVWAQLGMTVVAALLAVATFTGGMTAGLLLTLTFLLGCGSALVGPAWQAIQPELVPREQLKQASALGAVNMNIARAVGPALGGLLVALAGVGWTFALNAVSFVVILLALQMWRRAPQARPNETEREHAVAAVRAGVRYLRHAPGIRRILLRALLFVPAASALWALLPTVSAQVLHLGSSGYGLMLGALGVGAVAGALGLPAAARQVSGTAMLMVSGAVFAAVTAVLPLCPNALVAAIPLTLAGAAWIGVLSTLNAAMQLTLAGWVRARGLAFYLIVFMGGQAFGAAIWGIVAGYAGLTITLFVAAGLLVLGAATGWWWPLHDGGNLDRSVAASWADPSLVLELRPTDGPVLVQIEYRVAEDNVNDFTRAMTVVERSRRRTGATSWGLHRDIADPALFLETFQVPSWAEHLAQHHSRYTGADHDVLERARRLAEGEPTVRHALAAPSPLD from the coding sequence TTGGCATCGAGCAGCACCACGTCCGCCTGGGCGCCGCTGGCCGCCCGATCGTTCCGAGCGCTGTGGCTGGCGCAGTTCGCCTCGAACGTGGGCACATGGGTGCAGTCGGTGGGGGCACAGTGGCTGCTGCTGGACCACGGCCCGACGGTGGTGGCGCTGGTGCAGACGGCGAGCTCGCTGCCGGTGTTCCTGTTCGCGCTGCCGGCCGGCGTGCTGGCCGATCTGGCGGACCGCAAGCGTCTGCTGGTGTGGGCGCAGCTGGGCATGACGGTGGTGGCGGCGCTGCTCGCGGTGGCGACGTTCACCGGCGGCATGACAGCGGGCCTGCTGCTGACGCTGACGTTCCTGCTGGGCTGCGGCAGCGCCCTGGTCGGCCCGGCATGGCAGGCGATCCAGCCGGAGCTGGTGCCACGCGAGCAGCTCAAGCAGGCGTCGGCGCTGGGCGCGGTCAACATGAACATCGCCCGCGCGGTCGGGCCGGCGTTGGGCGGCCTGCTGGTAGCGCTGGCCGGCGTGGGCTGGACGTTCGCGCTGAACGCGGTGTCGTTCGTGGTCATCCTGCTGGCACTGCAGATGTGGCGGCGGGCCCCGCAAGCCCGGCCGAACGAGACCGAACGCGAGCACGCCGTCGCGGCCGTGCGGGCGGGCGTGCGCTACCTGCGCCATGCACCGGGCATTCGGCGGATCCTGCTCCGCGCGCTGCTGTTCGTGCCGGCGGCCTCAGCACTGTGGGCGCTACTGCCCACGGTGTCCGCCCAGGTGTTGCACCTCGGCTCCAGCGGCTACGGGCTGATGCTGGGCGCGCTCGGTGTCGGCGCTGTCGCCGGGGCGCTGGGCCTGCCGGCGGCGGCGCGGCAGGTCAGCGGCACCGCGATGCTGATGGTCTCCGGCGCGGTGTTCGCCGCGGTGACGGCGGTCCTGCCGCTGTGCCCGAACGCACTCGTCGCCGCGATCCCGCTGACCCTGGCCGGCGCGGCGTGGATCGGCGTGCTGTCGACGCTGAACGCGGCCATGCAGCTGACGCTGGCCGGCTGGGTCCGGGCCCGCGGCCTGGCCTTCTACCTGATCGTGTTCATGGGCGGCCAGGCGTTCGGCGCCGCGATCTGGGGCATCGTCGCCGGCTACGCGGGCCTGACGATCACGCTGTTCGTCGCCGCCGGGCTGCTGGTGCTCGGCGCGGCCACCGGCTGGTGGTGGCCGCTCCACGACGGCGGCAACCTGGACCGGTCGGTCGCCGCGAGCTGGGCCGACCCGTCGCTGGTTTTAGAACTCCGGCCGACCGACGGCCCTGTGCTCGTGCAGATCGAGTACCGGGTGGCCGAGGACAACGTGAACGACTTCACCCGCGCGATGACCGTGGTGGAACGCTCCCGCCGGCGCACCGGCGCGACCAGCTGGGGCCTGCACCGGGACATCGCCGACCCGGCGCTGTTCCTGGAGACGTTCCAGGTGCCGTCGTGGGCCGAGCATCTGGCGCAGCACCACTCCCGCTATACCGGCGCCGACCACGACGTGTTGGAGCGGGCGCGCCGGCTGGCCGAGGGCGAACCGACCGTGCGACACGCGCTCGCCGCGCCGTCGCCGCTGGACTGA
- the trpM gene encoding tryptophan biosynthesis modulator TrpM, producing the protein MTVDVRFGGAHRGCRAPARRIKGRRVRYHIGCEPGQVRGMRWHG; encoded by the coding sequence GTGACCGTCGACGTGCGCTTCGGAGGTGCCCACCGCGGGTGCCGCGCGCCCGCACGTCGGATCAAGGGCCGCCGGGTGCGCTACCACATCGGCTGCGAGCCCGGGCAGGTCCGCGGGATGCGATGGCACGGCTGA
- the trpB gene encoding tryptophan synthase subunit beta produces the protein MVTSFFHPADGDGTGVFGRFGGQYVPEALVAAIDELTAAYDKARTDEEFAADLNNLLADYAGRPTPLTEVPRFAEAVGARVFLKREDLNHTGSHKLNNALGQALLAKRMGKPRVIAETGAGQHGVATATACALLGIDCTVYMGSFDTERQALNVARMRMLGAEVVAVPTGAGTLKDAINEAFRDWVANVDSTHYLFGTAAGPHPFPTIVRDLQRVVGVEAREQIQRRTGRLPDAVLACVGGGSNAIGAFHPFLDDATRLIGCEAAGDGVETGRHAATFAGGRVGVLHGSRSYFLQDDDGQTVETHSISAGLDYAGVGPEHSYLRDSGRAEYVPVTDDEAMAAMRLLARTEGIIPAIESSHALAGAVKLGAELGEVVLINLSGRGDKDMDTAARYFDLVGER, from the coding sequence ATGGTCACCTCTTTCTTCCATCCCGCCGACGGCGACGGGACGGGCGTCTTCGGCCGCTTCGGCGGCCAGTACGTGCCCGAGGCCCTGGTCGCCGCGATCGACGAGCTCACCGCCGCCTACGACAAGGCCCGCACCGACGAGGAGTTCGCGGCGGACCTGAACAACCTGCTGGCGGACTACGCCGGCCGGCCGACACCGCTGACCGAGGTGCCGCGTTTCGCGGAGGCGGTCGGCGCGAGGGTGTTCCTCAAGCGCGAGGACCTCAACCACACCGGTTCGCACAAGCTGAACAACGCGCTGGGGCAGGCGTTGCTGGCCAAGCGCATGGGAAAGCCGCGTGTCATCGCGGAAACGGGCGCCGGCCAGCACGGCGTCGCCACGGCGACGGCGTGTGCGCTGCTGGGCATCGACTGCACCGTCTACATGGGATCCTTCGACACGGAGCGGCAGGCGCTGAACGTGGCGCGGATGCGCATGCTCGGCGCGGAAGTCGTTGCCGTGCCGACGGGTGCGGGCACGTTGAAGGACGCCATCAACGAGGCGTTCCGCGACTGGGTGGCCAACGTGGACTCCACGCACTACCTGTTCGGCACGGCCGCCGGGCCGCACCCGTTCCCGACGATCGTGCGCGACCTGCAGCGAGTTGTCGGAGTCGAGGCGCGGGAGCAGATCCAGCGCCGCACCGGCCGGCTGCCGGACGCCGTGCTGGCCTGCGTCGGCGGCGGATCGAACGCCATCGGCGCCTTCCACCCCTTCCTGGACGACGCCACGCGGCTGATCGGCTGCGAGGCCGCCGGTGACGGCGTCGAGACCGGCCGGCACGCGGCGACGTTCGCCGGGGGCCGGGTGGGTGTGCTGCACGGCTCGCGCTCCTACTTCCTGCAGGACGACGACGGCCAGACCGTGGAGACGCATTCGATCTCGGCCGGCCTGGACTACGCCGGTGTCGGGCCGGAGCACTCGTACCTGCGGGACAGTGGGCGGGCCGAGTACGTGCCCGTCACCGACGACGAGGCGATGGCCGCGATGCGGCTGCTGGCGCGGACCGAGGGCATCATCCCGGCGATCGAGTCCAGCCACGCCCTCGCCGGCGCCGTCAAGCTCGGCGCCGAGCTGGGGGAGGTCGTGCTGATCAACCTGTCGGGGCGCGGGGACAAGGACATGGACACGGCCGCGCGGTACTTCGACCTGGTGGGGGAGCGGTGA
- a CDS encoding copper resistance D family protein: MPGHDHADAHHHLPVNVDAARSWYVLARLVDYLGIALFLGGSGFVALLWPAGSAVRATRRVITAGWLLGVAGAVATIVLEGVWAGGGPIGWPLVTRVLATDFGRVWLAIALLWLLAGVVLADLLQRKEIAARSVAWRVGALAVGLGLLRAMGLTGHTSDAGTPLVEIADLAHLLGMALWIGGLVVLLFGVLPRRRPDELARVVPRYSRLAMVSVGTVVLAGVVLAWQSLGSVDALLHTDYGRILLVKIGVLAVVLAAAQASKSWVGRRLDFAVVLRGDARTVRPFVYSVTAETVLVVFVLFAASVLVTASPGR; the protein is encoded by the coding sequence GTGCCCGGCCACGACCACGCCGACGCCCACCACCACCTCCCGGTGAACGTCGACGCGGCCCGGTCCTGGTACGTGCTCGCCAGGCTCGTCGACTACCTCGGCATCGCGCTTTTCCTCGGCGGCAGCGGCTTTGTCGCGTTGCTGTGGCCGGCCGGAAGCGCGGTGCGTGCCACCCGGCGCGTGATCACCGCCGGCTGGCTGCTCGGCGTCGCCGGCGCCGTCGCCACCATCGTGCTGGAAGGCGTCTGGGCCGGCGGCGGCCCCATCGGCTGGCCGCTGGTGACGCGGGTGCTGGCCACCGACTTCGGCCGGGTGTGGCTCGCCATCGCGCTGCTGTGGCTGCTCGCCGGCGTGGTGCTGGCGGACCTGTTGCAGCGCAAGGAGATCGCGGCGCGATCCGTGGCGTGGCGGGTCGGTGCACTCGCCGTCGGCCTGGGCCTGCTGCGCGCGATGGGGCTGACCGGGCACACCTCCGACGCCGGCACCCCGCTGGTGGAGATCGCCGACCTGGCGCACCTGCTCGGCATGGCGCTGTGGATCGGCGGACTGGTGGTGCTGCTGTTCGGCGTGCTGCCCCGGCGGCGGCCGGACGAGCTGGCCCGGGTGGTGCCGCGCTACTCGCGGCTCGCCATGGTCAGCGTGGGCACCGTCGTGCTGGCCGGCGTCGTGCTGGCCTGGCAGTCGCTCGGCTCGGTGGATGCCTTGCTGCACACCGACTACGGCCGGATCCTGCTGGTCAAGATCGGCGTGCTCGCCGTCGTGCTGGCCGCGGCGCAGGCGAGCAAGAGCTGGGTCGGCCGGCGGCTGGACTTCGCCGTGGTGCTGCGCGGCGACGCCCGCACGGTGCGGCCGTTCGTCTACTCCGTCACGGCGGAGACCGTCCTCGTGGTGTTCGTGCTGTTCGCCGCGAGTGTGCTCGTCACGGCCAGCCCCGGCCGCTGA
- the trpA gene encoding tryptophan synthase subunit alpha yields MDPRPTLFSRDEKSLVGYLPAGFPTVDDSVRALVAMAESGCDALEVGLPYTDPVMDGPAIQTASTTALRNGVRTEDVLRTVEQVAAKTDVPILVMTYWNPIEQYGVERFAAGLSDAGGAGCVLPDLPVQHAGPWREAADKRELASVFIAAPSSTDQRLAAIARASTGFVYAASTLGVTGMRSEVSGAELVARIRQVTELPVLVGLGVSDGRQAAEVAGFADGVIVGSAIVRRMLDAPDTATGIAEIRALCGELADGTRRLVGGP; encoded by the coding sequence ATGGATCCGCGGCCGACCCTGTTCTCCCGCGACGAGAAGTCCCTCGTCGGCTACCTTCCCGCCGGGTTTCCTACCGTCGACGACAGCGTCCGGGCGCTGGTGGCCATGGCCGAAAGCGGTTGTGACGCGCTGGAAGTCGGCCTGCCGTACACGGATCCGGTGATGGACGGGCCGGCGATCCAAACGGCGAGCACCACAGCCCTGCGCAACGGGGTCAGGACCGAGGACGTGCTGCGCACGGTCGAGCAGGTCGCCGCGAAGACCGACGTGCCGATTCTGGTGATGACGTACTGGAATCCCATTGAGCAGTACGGCGTCGAGCGGTTCGCGGCCGGGTTGTCGGACGCGGGCGGGGCGGGGTGTGTGCTGCCGGACCTGCCGGTGCAGCACGCCGGGCCGTGGCGAGAGGCGGCGGACAAGCGGGAACTGGCCAGTGTTTTCATCGCCGCGCCGAGTTCGACCGACCAGCGCCTGGCCGCTATTGCCCGTGCCAGCACGGGATTTGTCTACGCCGCGTCCACGTTGGGCGTCACGGGGATGCGCTCGGAGGTCAGCGGTGCGGAGCTGGTGGCGCGGATCCGACAGGTGACGGAGCTGCCGGTGCTCGTGGGGCTGGGCGTGTCGGACGGCCGGCAGGCGGCGGAGGTGGCCGGCTTCGCCGACGGCGTGATCGTCGGCTCGGCGATCGTGCGGCGGATGCTCGACGCGCCGGACACCGCCACCGGCATCGCCGAGATCCGCGCACTGTGCGGTGAACTCGCCGACGGGACGCGCCGCCTAGTCGGCGGCCCGTGA
- a CDS encoding DNA polymerase domain-containing protein, with the protein MERDGVTLTNLDQPLFDGAEATKGDLVDYLDAVHPQLVPVLADRPLSVIRSLRDQPPFMQKNLPKYTPAWVQRQPIWAEASKREISYALCNDRRTLLWFANQRAVEYHPTLFRLDQWARPTHLVLDLDPPAGDSFRLVVQAAHLIRQALSDCGLSGAVKTSGSKGVHIFVPVDQQAAVEDVAAATRAIAARAERLDPVLATTAFIVEDRHGKVFLDSTRAGGATVAAAYSPRLRPGVPVSFPVSWDALDDVTPADFTIRTAPALLGTSDPWADAMPSPQTLPADLVAEGHTIPVARVQAMHEGKRRARARRG; encoded by the coding sequence ATGGAACGGGACGGTGTCACGCTGACCAATCTCGACCAGCCGCTGTTCGACGGGGCCGAGGCCACCAAGGGCGACCTGGTCGACTACCTCGACGCCGTGCACCCGCAGCTGGTGCCCGTGCTCGCCGACCGGCCCCTCTCCGTGATCAGGTCGCTGCGCGACCAGCCGCCGTTCATGCAGAAGAACCTGCCGAAGTACACGCCCGCCTGGGTCCAACGGCAGCCGATCTGGGCCGAGGCGTCCAAGCGTGAGATCTCGTACGCGCTGTGCAACGACCGCCGCACCCTGCTGTGGTTCGCCAACCAGCGGGCCGTCGAGTACCACCCCACGCTGTTCCGGTTGGACCAGTGGGCTCGTCCCACCCACCTCGTGCTCGACCTCGACCCTCCCGCCGGCGATTCCTTCCGGCTCGTCGTGCAGGCCGCCCACCTCATCCGGCAGGCCCTCTCCGACTGCGGCCTCAGCGGCGCCGTCAAGACCAGCGGTTCCAAGGGCGTGCACATCTTCGTGCCCGTCGACCAGCAGGCCGCCGTCGAGGACGTCGCCGCCGCCACCCGTGCCATCGCCGCCCGCGCCGAGCGCCTCGACCCGGTGCTGGCCACCACCGCCTTCATCGTCGAGGACCGCCACGGCAAGGTTTTCCTCGACTCCACCCGTGCCGGCGGCGCCACCGTGGCCGCTGCCTACAGCCCCCGCCTCCGCCCCGGCGTCCCCGTCTCCTTCCCCGTCTCCTGGGACGCCCTCGACGATGTCACCCCCGCCGACTTCACCATCCGCACCGCCCCGGCCCTGTTGGGCACGTCCGACCCGTGGGCCGACGCCATGCCCTCGCCGCAGACCCTGCCCGCCGATCTCGTCGCCGAGGGCCACACCATTCCCGTCGCCCGCGTCCAGGCCATGCACGAGGGCAAACGCCGCGCCCGCGCCCGCCGCGGCTGA